One segment of Comamonas thiooxydans DNA contains the following:
- the nth gene encoding endonuclease III produces MKKNDIAPFFAALKAANPTPQTELEYTTVFELLTAVLLSAQATDVGVNKATRKLFPVANTPQAILDLGGEGLESYIKTIGLYRSKAKHLMETCRMLVQLHGGQVPRTREELEALPGVGRKTANVVLNVAFGQPTMAVDTHIFRVSNRTGLAPGKNPLEVEKQLLKRVPDEYAVDSHHWLILLGRYVCQARKPRCWECVASRYCDFTPKTPAPATGKKS; encoded by the coding sequence ATGAAGAAAAACGATATAGCGCCGTTTTTTGCTGCGCTCAAGGCCGCCAACCCCACGCCACAAACCGAGCTGGAATACACCACGGTGTTCGAGCTACTGACCGCCGTGCTGCTGTCTGCCCAGGCCACCGACGTAGGGGTGAACAAGGCCACGCGCAAGCTTTTTCCTGTTGCCAACACTCCGCAGGCCATTCTGGATCTGGGGGGCGAGGGATTGGAGAGCTATATCAAGACCATAGGCCTGTACCGCAGCAAGGCCAAGCATCTGATGGAGACCTGCCGCATGCTGGTTCAGCTGCATGGCGGCCAAGTACCCAGAACCCGCGAAGAGCTCGAAGCCCTTCCCGGTGTAGGCCGCAAGACCGCCAATGTGGTGCTCAACGTGGCTTTCGGTCAGCCCACCATGGCCGTGGACACGCACATCTTCCGCGTCAGCAACCGCACGGGGCTGGCACCCGGCAAGAATCCGCTGGAAGTCGAGAAGCAACTGCTCAAGCGCGTACCCGACGAATACGCAGTGGACTCCCATCACTGGCTGATCCTGCTGGGCCGCTATGTCTGCCAGGCGCGCAAGCCCCGCTGCTGGGAATGCGTGGCTTCTAGATACTGCGATTTCACGCCCAAAACCCCGGCACCGGCAACTGGAAAAAAGAGCTGA
- a CDS encoding ShlB/FhaC/HecB family hemolysin secretion/activation protein: MQSKAKPQGRIGYRIQALALAAWAPLAWSQQGGNPLNSLPQTPESARNLQQQPRQVPVQIDKPQPSLQDLINLRVAVRGVNVQGSTAIPFEEVSALFTPFINGTHTVGELNAATQKVSELYQRHGYALSFAYLPPQDFANGAVQVIVVEGYVQSLNLEGNFGRSEDQIREIAQPLLNERPLTTKTFQHQTQLMARLPGVQITASANLPTTTDGAVPLVIKSKHKPIAVTVGGEARKPTPRIIASLTLNDPLWSGSQLQASAMLQNPDKERFGSIGFTQQLTPEGTQARVSYSDYRSFNPPATRVPGIDDLTQQRKLDFNISHPWILSNTTQLSTTAGLYAINYSRELADSQASLLREEKVRTLYAQMAWASFGKTTTRSASVLLAHGLDSLGAYKNLDLYYRQGTLQKYENPAKLDFTRITADYAQRHRFANKMGAAFAVGGQYSADILPVPEKISFGSTRFGRGYQAGEFSGDSGVGASAELNYQFLINQAWIKSAEPYLLYEWARTHQQTNGVSGNTLRSASLGLRLSDSRHYALDLAMSKPLGDRSVNNPERELRYSLVLSYNLDP, encoded by the coding sequence TTGCAGTCAAAAGCAAAACCACAGGGCCGCATCGGCTACAGGATTCAGGCACTGGCACTTGCGGCCTGGGCTCCTCTGGCCTGGTCACAGCAGGGCGGCAATCCGCTCAACAGCCTGCCCCAGACGCCCGAATCCGCAAGGAATCTGCAACAGCAGCCCAGGCAGGTTCCGGTGCAGATAGACAAGCCCCAGCCAAGTCTTCAGGATCTCATCAACCTCCGGGTCGCAGTACGTGGCGTCAACGTGCAGGGAAGCACGGCGATTCCTTTCGAAGAGGTCAGCGCGCTTTTCACGCCCTTCATCAACGGCACGCATACGGTGGGCGAGCTCAATGCCGCGACCCAGAAGGTCAGCGAGCTGTATCAACGCCATGGCTACGCCCTTTCTTTTGCCTACCTTCCTCCGCAGGACTTTGCCAATGGCGCGGTGCAGGTCATCGTGGTCGAAGGCTATGTGCAGAGCTTGAATCTGGAGGGAAATTTCGGTCGCTCCGAGGACCAGATACGCGAAATTGCCCAGCCGCTGCTCAATGAGAGGCCTTTGACCACCAAAACCTTTCAGCACCAGACCCAGCTGATGGCACGCCTTCCAGGAGTGCAGATCACCGCGTCGGCCAATCTGCCGACCACCACCGATGGTGCGGTGCCCCTGGTCATCAAATCCAAGCACAAGCCCATTGCCGTCACCGTCGGGGGCGAAGCGCGCAAGCCCACACCGCGCATCATTGCCTCCCTCACCCTGAACGACCCTCTGTGGTCAGGCAGCCAGCTTCAGGCTTCGGCGATGTTGCAAAACCCCGACAAGGAGCGTTTCGGCAGCATCGGTTTCACTCAGCAGCTGACACCCGAGGGCACGCAGGCACGTGTCAGCTATTCCGACTATCGCAGCTTCAACCCGCCGGCAACGCGCGTTCCCGGCATTGATGACCTGACACAGCAGCGCAAGCTGGACTTCAATATCAGCCACCCATGGATCTTGAGCAATACCACCCAGCTCAGCACCACGGCGGGTCTGTATGCCATCAACTACAGCCGTGAACTGGCCGATAGCCAGGCCTCCCTGCTGCGTGAGGAAAAGGTTCGCACGCTCTATGCGCAAATGGCCTGGGCGTCCTTTGGCAAGACCACTACCCGTTCGGCTTCGGTCCTGCTGGCCCACGGCCTGGACAGCCTGGGAGCCTACAAGAATCTGGACCTCTACTATCGGCAGGGCACTCTGCAAAAATATGAAAACCCGGCCAAGCTGGACTTCACACGCATCACCGCCGACTATGCACAGCGCCATCGCTTCGCGAACAAGATGGGCGCCGCTTTTGCCGTGGGCGGGCAATACAGTGCCGACATTCTTCCCGTCCCGGAGAAAATCTCCTTTGGCTCCACCCGCTTCGGCCGCGGCTATCAGGCTGGCGAGTTCTCAGGCGATTCCGGCGTAGGCGCCAGTGCCGAGCTCAACTACCAGTTCCTCATCAACCAGGCCTGGATCAAGTCGGCCGAACCCTATCTGCTCTATGAGTGGGCACGCACGCATCAGCAGACCAACGGCGTCAGCGGCAATACGCTGCGCTCTGCCAGCCTGGGGCTGCGCCTGTCCGACAGCCGCCATTACGCACTCGACCTTGCCATGAGCAAGCCGCTGGGCGACCGCTCCGTCAACAACCCCGAGCGGGAGCTGCGCTACAGCCTGGTGCTGAGCTACAACCTGGACCCCTGA
- a CDS encoding collagen-like triple helix repeat-containing protein, with protein MRTTTFTGKALSVAIDGKTPLSLRSLCAVALVASLAACGSSGSLRSDLGPDGTGGGDVVAGGGTGGGTGGGTGGGTGGGTGGGTGGGNTGGGDGGTGNPPVASTPLTPVRDTVADVTGTLSGTSGVISDVNNIVTSTLGTATNGTPLSGVAQPASGILGNVNNAVNSVGSGVSAGLGQIGKTADPIGTTLQGVAPAVGYLGAAVTSAGKTVSALDKPQLGVVGDVAGLAGGTVQILGTTVSGVEGTVAKLTGNPLVSGLTTQVSQVATPVLSTVLGTTQNLVQTTGLGQPVNSLLGTVGGVVNHVGASVTSTGVPVVAPLGGVVSGVGQTVAGLGGVVTGPGTPNGGLLGGVLGNVTGGAGGSAGGSGNIVGGVLGSVTGLVGGVTGGVSGGGNAGSPVAGAGNLVGGVLGSVTGLVGGVAGSAGGATGGSGNAGTAVTGLVGNTVGTVTGLVGGVLGGVTNVAAGAGAAGGASASGGLLGGLLGGNLALGLGGGAVATSK; from the coding sequence ATGCGTACTACTACTTTTACCGGCAAGGCACTGTCTGTTGCCATTGACGGCAAGACCCCGTTAAGCCTGCGCAGCCTGTGTGCCGTAGCCTTGGTTGCCAGTCTGGCTGCCTGTGGCTCCAGCGGCTCTCTGCGCAGCGACCTCGGACCCGACGGCACCGGCGGCGGAGATGTTGTTGCCGGAGGTGGCACTGGTGGCGGTACCGGAGGCGGAACGGGCGGTGGCACTGGTGGAGGCACAGGCGGCGGTACCGGTGGTGGCAACACCGGCGGGGGTGATGGCGGCACGGGCAACCCGCCTGTGGCAAGCACTCCGCTCACGCCGGTGCGCGACACCGTGGCGGATGTCACAGGAACGCTTTCCGGAACAAGTGGCGTCATCAGCGACGTCAACAACATCGTGACCTCCACTCTGGGCACGGCCACCAACGGCACGCCTCTGAGCGGTGTGGCCCAGCCGGCCAGCGGAATTCTTGGCAATGTGAACAATGCCGTCAACAGTGTGGGTAGCGGCGTCAGCGCAGGCCTGGGCCAGATCGGCAAGACGGCCGACCCCATCGGCACCACCTTGCAAGGCGTGGCTCCTGCTGTCGGCTATCTCGGCGCTGCGGTCACTTCGGCAGGCAAGACGGTCAGTGCGCTGGACAAACCTCAGCTTGGCGTGGTCGGCGATGTGGCGGGCCTGGCGGGCGGCACGGTGCAAATCCTTGGCACCACCGTTTCCGGTGTCGAAGGCACGGTGGCAAAGCTGACCGGCAACCCGCTGGTCTCGGGTCTTACGACTCAGGTCAGCCAGGTCGCCACACCGGTACTGAGCACCGTCCTGGGCACGACCCAGAATCTGGTTCAGACCACGGGCCTGGGCCAGCCGGTGAACAGCTTGCTGGGCACCGTGGGCGGTGTGGTCAATCATGTGGGAGCTTCCGTCACCAGCACCGGGGTTCCGGTTGTGGCTCCGCTGGGCGGCGTGGTTTCGGGTGTCGGTCAGACCGTGGCCGGCCTGGGTGGCGTGGTGACAGGTCCCGGCACGCCTAACGGCGGCCTGCTCGGCGGCGTGCTCGGCAATGTCACGGGCGGCGCGGGTGGCTCTGCCGGCGGCTCCGGCAATATCGTCGGCGGCGTGCTGGGCTCGGTCACAGGCCTGGTGGGCGGCGTGACCGGTGGCGTGAGCGGCGGCGGAAATGCCGGCAGCCCAGTTGCAGGAGCAGGCAATCTGGTCGGTGGCGTGCTGGGTAGCGTGACCGGGCTGGTCGGCGGTGTCGCAGGATCAGCAGGCGGAGCAACAGGAGGCAGCGGCAATGCCGGCACCGCAGTCACGGGCCTGGTGGGCAATACCGTGGGCACGGTCACCGGCCTCGTGGGCGGCGTGCTGGGCGGCGTGACCAATGTCGCGGCTGGTGCAGGCGCTGCAGGTGGTGCAAGCGCCTCGGGTGGCCTGCTGGGTGGACTGCTGGGCGGCAATCTGGCGCTCGGCCTGGGCGGTGGAGCGGTAGCCACCAGCAAATAA
- a CDS encoding M20 family metallopeptidase, with translation MQAMSALQDFFQRETPRMTALADQIWSLAELRYAENASVQLHIDALQQAGFRITRDVAGIPTAFMAEWGDAGPVIALLGEYDALSGLNQQSGALVCTPSTDSPGLAGHGCGHHLLGTSAHFAAIALQQHLKSTGTSGRVRYYGCPAEEGGSGKTFMARAGVFDDVDAALTWHPASYTGLFSQSTLANIQAKFVFHGKASHAAHSPHLGRSALDAVELMNVGVNYLREHMPSDARVHYAVTDSGGLSPNVVQARAEVLYLVRAARNHEASELYERVQNVARGAALMTDCKLEIVFDKACSNLLQNSTLNSVMHAQMQALGQLQADAQAHAVAGQFQATLDKNDVDAVSRPLASVLRGKVPAIFEGLTPYDPNAKDIMFGSTDVADVSWITPTVQAWVACYAFGTPLHSWQMVSQGQSGLAHTGMVHAAKILTATAVELFAQPELLERAKKELVQRREGKPYVCPIPEEVALPFLRK, from the coding sequence ATGCAAGCGATGAGCGCCCTGCAGGATTTTTTTCAACGCGAGACACCACGCATGACGGCATTGGCCGACCAGATCTGGTCTCTGGCCGAGCTGCGCTATGCCGAGAACGCTTCGGTCCAACTGCACATCGATGCGCTACAGCAGGCTGGCTTTCGCATCACCCGCGATGTAGCAGGCATTCCCACCGCCTTCATGGCCGAATGGGGCGATGCAGGCCCGGTCATTGCCTTGCTCGGTGAATACGACGCCCTGTCAGGCCTGAACCAGCAAAGCGGTGCTCTGGTTTGCACCCCGTCCACCGACAGCCCCGGTCTGGCCGGCCACGGCTGCGGCCACCATCTACTGGGAACTTCTGCGCACTTTGCCGCCATTGCGCTGCAACAGCACCTGAAAAGCACCGGCACGAGCGGGCGTGTGCGCTATTACGGCTGTCCAGCCGAGGAAGGCGGCTCCGGCAAGACCTTCATGGCCCGCGCCGGCGTGTTCGATGATGTGGATGCAGCACTGACCTGGCACCCAGCCAGCTACACCGGTCTGTTCAGCCAAAGCACGCTGGCCAATATTCAGGCAAAGTTTGTCTTCCACGGCAAGGCATCGCATGCCGCGCACTCGCCCCACCTGGGCCGCAGTGCCTTGGATGCAGTGGAGCTGATGAACGTGGGGGTGAACTATTTGCGCGAGCACATGCCCTCGGACGCCCGCGTGCACTACGCCGTCACCGATAGCGGTGGTCTGTCGCCCAATGTTGTGCAGGCGCGCGCCGAAGTGCTGTATCTGGTGCGGGCAGCACGCAACCACGAAGCCAGCGAACTCTATGAGCGCGTTCAGAACGTGGCGCGTGGTGCCGCGCTGATGACGGACTGCAAGCTCGAAATCGTCTTCGACAAGGCCTGCTCCAATCTGCTGCAAAACAGCACGCTGAACAGCGTGATGCATGCACAGATGCAGGCACTGGGACAGTTGCAAGCCGATGCGCAGGCGCATGCTGTTGCCGGCCAATTCCAGGCCACGCTGGACAAAAACGATGTCGATGCCGTCAGCCGCCCCTTGGCCAGTGTGCTGCGCGGCAAGGTGCCGGCCATTTTTGAAGGTCTGACGCCCTACGACCCGAACGCCAAAGACATCATGTTCGGCTCCACCGACGTGGCCGATGTGAGCTGGATCACGCCCACGGTTCAGGCCTGGGTGGCCTGCTATGCTTTTGGCACACCGCTGCACTCCTGGCAGATGGTGTCGCAAGGGCAGTCCGGCCTGGCTCACACCGGCATGGTGCACGCCGCAAAAATTCTGACCGCCACCGCTGTGGAACTGTTCGCCCAGCCCGAGTTGCTTGAACGCGCCAAGAAAGAACTAGTGCAACGCCGCGAGGGCAAGCCCTATGTCTGCCCCATTCCAGAAGAGGTAGCCCTGCCCTTTTTGCGAAAGTAA
- a CDS encoding SlyX family protein — translation MSDSHEALQERIMELEIKASYTEDLLEQLNMTIYRQQQQIDLLINEVRELKRQAPEGGGAMVRNLRDELPPHY, via the coding sequence ATGAGCGACAGTCACGAGGCCTTGCAAGAGCGAATCATGGAGCTGGAGATCAAGGCCAGCTACACCGAGGATTTGCTTGAGCAACTCAATATGACGATCTACCGCCAGCAGCAGCAGATCGATCTGTTGATCAACGAGGTGAGGGAGCTCAAGCGCCAAGCGCCAGAAGGCGGGGGCGCGATGGTGCGCAATCTGCGCGACGAGCTGCCGCCGCATTACTGA
- a CDS encoding DUF3149 domain-containing protein, whose product MKLMIDLFSTDYGLMSLAVILLIIVMAAFFTRLFLGKMKNVASTPLE is encoded by the coding sequence ATGAAGCTGATGATTGATCTCTTTTCCACCGACTACGGGCTGATGAGCCTGGCCGTGATTTTGCTGATCATCGTCATGGCCGCTTTCTTTACGCGCCTCTTCCTGGGCAAGATGAAGAACGTCGCCAGCACCCCATTGGAGTAA
- a CDS encoding tripartite tricarboxylate transporter substrate binding protein BugE — translation MPTSSRTRGCTNSLNRSFGLLSLAIASSLWTLAAPQALAADAYPSKPVKLIVPFAAGGSTDIVARVIAEGMHTTLGQPVIVDNKGGAGGLIGSEAIAQAAPDGYSIGMATVSTATINPLLYKRASKIEGKLLPVANLVTMPSVYMAHPKMGVNNFKDFLAKVKAQPGTYSAGVPGLGTLGHLMVASFNETMKTQIQIVPYRGNGPALNDALAGMVQIMTDQLPSAMPQIKGGKLLPVVVASHGRSPDLPNVPTFKELGYDELNELGISWFGLVVPSNTPAPIVKQLQDAAVKAVHLPEVQKHLKNLGATATEAAPSQFPAQIAAELKRNKALLDKTGVKPE, via the coding sequence ATGCCCACCTCTTCACGCACTCGCGGCTGCACAAATAGCCTCAATCGCAGCTTCGGCCTGCTCTCGCTGGCGATTGCCAGCTCCTTGTGGACCCTGGCCGCGCCGCAGGCGCTGGCCGCCGACGCCTATCCAAGCAAGCCTGTCAAGCTCATCGTGCCTTTTGCCGCCGGCGGCTCCACCGATATCGTGGCCCGCGTGATTGCCGAAGGCATGCACACCACGCTGGGGCAACCGGTGATCGTGGACAACAAGGGCGGCGCAGGAGGACTGATCGGCAGCGAGGCCATCGCCCAGGCAGCTCCGGACGGCTACAGCATTGGCATGGCTACCGTGAGCACGGCCACAATCAACCCCCTGCTCTACAAACGCGCCAGCAAGATTGAGGGCAAGCTGCTGCCGGTGGCCAATCTGGTGACCATGCCTTCGGTCTATATGGCCCACCCCAAGATGGGCGTGAACAACTTCAAGGACTTTCTCGCCAAGGTCAAGGCCCAGCCAGGCACCTACAGTGCCGGAGTGCCAGGCCTGGGAACGCTGGGACATCTGATGGTTGCCTCGTTCAACGAAACCATGAAGACCCAGATCCAGATCGTGCCCTATCGCGGCAACGGCCCTGCACTCAATGACGCCTTGGCCGGCATGGTTCAGATCATGACCGATCAGTTGCCCTCGGCAATGCCCCAGATCAAGGGCGGCAAGCTGCTTCCCGTGGTGGTCGCCTCACATGGCCGCTCGCCCGACCTGCCCAATGTGCCGACCTTCAAGGAACTGGGCTACGACGAACTCAATGAGCTGGGCATCAGCTGGTTCGGTTTGGTCGTCCCCAGCAACACACCAGCCCCCATCGTGAAACAGTTGCAGGACGCAGCTGTCAAAGCAGTCCACCTGCCCGAGGTACAAAAGCATCTGAAGAATCTGGGCGCTACAGCGACCGAGGCGGCGCCCTCCCAGTTCCCAGCCCAGATCGCCGCCGAACTCAAGCGCAACAAGGCCCTGCTCGACAAGACCGGCGTCAAGCCCGAATAA
- a CDS encoding PLP-dependent aminotransferase family protein: MQFAKRLDNVETSAIRELFKLLGKPGIISFAGGFPDSAMFDVAGISAASAAALQQEAGAALQYGATEGYHPLREQLSSFMAGKGVPDVAPDQLIVTTGSQQALDLLGKTMVGEGDKVIVEGPTFLATIQCFRLYGAEVISAPVDEHGVKTDELEKLIAEHKPKLVYLIPTFGNPSGAMLSLERRKKVLELAVKYQTLVVEDDPYGDLYFNEAPPASLLSLTREVPGSREWLAHCGSLSKVLSPGLRIGWLIAHPELLARAVMCKQFSDAHTSTFAQATAAQYLKSGAMPKTLAHVREVYAKRAETMGDALREQLGDAVEFVQPAGGLFMWVRLTGARGQLADAAVLAKKAIEEGVAFVPGAPFYAQNPDSATFRLSFATADEDKIRAGIARLAKALKS; this comes from the coding sequence ATGCAATTTGCCAAACGACTCGATAACGTAGAAACCTCTGCGATCCGCGAACTCTTCAAGCTGCTGGGCAAGCCAGGCATCATCAGCTTTGCGGGCGGCTTTCCGGACAGCGCCATGTTTGACGTAGCGGGCATCAGCGCTGCCTCCGCGGCAGCCCTGCAGCAGGAGGCGGGAGCCGCATTGCAGTACGGTGCGACAGAGGGCTACCATCCGCTGCGCGAGCAACTGTCGTCCTTTATGGCCGGCAAGGGCGTGCCCGATGTGGCGCCCGATCAACTCATCGTCACCACCGGCAGCCAGCAGGCGCTGGACCTGCTGGGCAAGACCATGGTGGGAGAGGGTGACAAGGTCATCGTCGAAGGCCCGACTTTCCTGGCCACGATTCAGTGTTTTCGCCTCTATGGCGCAGAGGTGATCTCCGCCCCTGTGGATGAGCATGGTGTGAAGACCGACGAACTGGAGAAGCTGATTGCCGAGCACAAGCCCAAGCTGGTCTATCTGATCCCGACCTTTGGCAACCCCAGTGGTGCCATGCTGAGTCTGGAACGCCGCAAAAAGGTGCTGGAGCTGGCCGTCAAGTACCAGACTCTGGTGGTGGAAGACGACCCCTACGGCGATCTGTACTTCAATGAAGCGCCTCCTGCCAGTCTGCTGTCGCTGACACGCGAAGTCCCCGGCAGCCGAGAGTGGCTGGCTCACTGCGGTTCCTTGTCCAAGGTGCTCAGCCCTGGTCTGCGTATCGGCTGGCTGATCGCACATCCCGAATTGCTTGCTCGCGCCGTGATGTGCAAGCAGTTCAGCGATGCTCATACGAGCACCTTTGCCCAGGCCACTGCAGCCCAGTATCTGAAGTCCGGCGCCATGCCCAAGACCCTGGCCCATGTACGCGAGGTCTATGCCAAGCGCGCGGAAACCATGGGTGATGCGCTGCGCGAGCAACTGGGCGATGCCGTCGAGTTCGTGCAGCCTGCCGGCGGCCTGTTCATGTGGGTGCGCCTGACGGGCGCGCGTGGCCAATTGGCGGATGCGGCCGTGCTGGCCAAGAAGGCCATTGAAGAGGGCGTGGCCTTTGTACCGGGCGCTCCGTTCTATGCACAGAACCCTGATTCGGCGACCTTCCGCCTCTCGTTTGCCACGGCTGACGAGGACAAGATTCGCGCAGGCATTGCTCGCCTTGCCAAGGCGCTGAAGTCATGA
- the cobT gene encoding nicotinate-nucleotide--dimethylbenzimidazole phosphoribosyltransferase has protein sequence MSSASFSEFLPSAIWSCPQVQDIHDAALQARVQHRLDFKTKPQGSLGVLEQLALRIASIVGCETPNLYAPQMVVFAADHGLAAQGVSAYPVDVTWQMVENFLAGGAAVSVLSLQNGIDLNVVDCGVARDFEVREQDPAHKLPKAHEPRLWRRKVAYGTADCSQGPAMSEAQCAMALRNGGELVKKLPGNALLLGEMGIGNTSSASLLQARLCGEPIEEVTGAGTGLSSEGLARKIAVLRQVLDLHVDVQDPLAVLAAMGGLEIATMTGAVLQAAAERRLIVVDGFITTAAVLVASRLQPHVLQRCVYAHRSGEPGHARLLAHLQAQPMLDWQLRLGEGSGAALAWPLLRSACTMLNEMASFESAGVSGKS, from the coding sequence ATGAGTTCCGCTTCCTTTTCCGAATTCCTACCGTCCGCCATCTGGTCCTGCCCGCAGGTGCAGGACATCCATGACGCGGCGCTTCAAGCCCGTGTCCAGCATCGCCTGGATTTCAAGACCAAGCCCCAGGGATCGCTGGGCGTGCTGGAACAACTGGCCTTGCGCATTGCCAGCATCGTGGGTTGCGAGACTCCCAATCTGTATGCACCGCAGATGGTGGTATTTGCCGCGGACCACGGATTGGCTGCTCAGGGTGTGTCGGCCTATCCGGTCGATGTGACCTGGCAGATGGTGGAGAACTTCCTCGCTGGCGGCGCGGCCGTGAGCGTGCTGTCTCTGCAGAATGGAATTGATCTGAATGTGGTCGACTGCGGCGTGGCCCGCGACTTTGAGGTGCGCGAGCAAGATCCTGCACACAAGCTTCCCAAGGCCCATGAGCCACGCCTGTGGCGGCGCAAGGTGGCCTATGGCACGGCGGACTGCAGCCAGGGCCCGGCCATGAGCGAAGCGCAATGTGCGATGGCGCTGCGCAATGGCGGGGAATTGGTCAAGAAACTGCCGGGCAATGCACTGTTGCTGGGCGAGATGGGTATCGGCAATACGTCCAGCGCGTCATTGCTGCAGGCGCGTCTGTGCGGCGAGCCGATAGAGGAGGTGACCGGGGCGGGTACGGGCTTGAGCAGCGAAGGCCTGGCGCGCAAGATCGCCGTGCTCCGTCAGGTGCTGGATCTGCATGTCGACGTGCAAGATCCCCTGGCCGTGCTGGCAGCCATGGGCGGACTGGAGATCGCCACCATGACGGGAGCCGTTCTGCAGGCCGCTGCCGAACGCCGCCTGATCGTGGTGGACGGCTTTATCACCACGGCCGCCGTGCTGGTGGCCAGCCGCCTGCAGCCCCATGTGCTGCAGCGCTGCGTGTATGCGCATCGATCGGGTGAACCGGGTCATGCCCGCCTGCTGGCCCACCTTCAGGCCCAACCCATGTTGGACTGGCAGTTGCGTCTGGGTGAGGGTTCTGGCGCGGCACTGGCCTGGCCGCTGCTGCGCTCGGCCTGCACCATGCTCAACGAAATGGCCAGTTTTGAATCGGCCGGCGTCAGCGGCAAGAGCTGA